A single region of the Arthrobacter sp. zg-Y20 genome encodes:
- a CDS encoding electron transfer flavoprotein subunit beta/FixA family protein codes for MQEAANRPLNIVVLVKHVPDAQFDRHLTGPGHTLDRSESILSELDEYALEAALQLAEARGGEAAGNRVTALSMGPAAAVNAVKKSLQIGAYSGVHLSDEALAGSDAAGTSLALAAAVRAIADADGPVDLVISGMASTDGETSLVPAQLAERLQLAQVTFASELEVADSADGPLVKARRDGDSFTETVEAPLPALVSVTDQANDPRYPNFKGIMAAKKKTVRVLSLADLGIEAGQVGRDGAWTTVAASAPRPPRSQGTIITDDGSAGVQLVDYLAAQKLI; via the coding sequence ATGCAGGAAGCAGCCAACCGTCCGCTGAACATTGTTGTTTTGGTAAAGCATGTCCCCGACGCACAGTTTGACCGGCACCTCACCGGCCCGGGACACACCCTGGACCGCTCCGAGAGCATCCTTTCCGAGCTGGACGAATACGCGCTGGAAGCGGCCCTGCAGCTGGCCGAGGCACGAGGCGGCGAAGCGGCAGGAAACCGCGTCACTGCCCTCTCGATGGGACCGGCCGCAGCCGTCAACGCCGTCAAGAAATCCCTGCAGATCGGTGCCTACTCCGGCGTCCACCTCTCCGACGAAGCCCTGGCCGGCTCCGACGCCGCCGGGACGTCGCTCGCGCTCGCCGCGGCCGTACGCGCCATCGCCGACGCAGACGGGCCGGTGGACCTGGTCATCAGCGGGATGGCATCCACCGACGGTGAGACTTCCCTGGTGCCGGCGCAGCTGGCCGAACGGCTTCAGCTGGCGCAGGTAACCTTCGCGTCCGAGCTGGAGGTAGCCGACAGCGCTGACGGCCCGCTCGTCAAGGCCCGCCGCGACGGCGACTCCTTTACTGAGACGGTCGAGGCGCCGCTGCCGGCGCTGGTCTCGGTGACGGACCAGGCCAACGATCCGCGCTACCCCAACTTCAAGGGCATCATGGCCGCGAAGAAAAAGACCGTACGGGTGCTCAGCCTCGCAGACTTGGGCATTGAGGCCGGCCAGGTGGGCCGCGACGGGGCCTGGACCACCGTCGCCGCGTCGGCACCCCGGCCGCCCCGTTCACAGGGAACCATCATTACCGACGACGGATCGGCCGGCGTGCAGCTGGTGGACTACCTTGCCGCGCAGAAACTGATCTAG
- a CDS encoding trypsin-like peptidase domain-containing protein → MTEQHGGTDGPERHLPPRPPAPPSSYSGSAQPGSAQPGTGQPSAEPGTGPTYGATYGSSPYGPPADGSEGTAFQAPAGTGQEHPGRAKKFGAGALVTGMVLAGLLGGGVAVGANSLMDGDSNGAGQTGQSETVVVNNKDSVNAVTAAAVKASPSVVTIEVAASGSTGTGSGIILDNEGHILTNTHVVTLGGTAADPTVEVQTSDGRVLQATVVGTDPVSDLAVIKVDATDLTPAALGDSEKLNVGDTVIAIGAPLGLAGTVTDGIVSTLNRTISVQSSAAPESDSDSSQVPEDDGNGFRFAPPDGSSQDQSSGESSIFLNVLQTDAAINHGNSGGALVNTSGEVIGVNVAIASAASGSAGEESGSIGVGFAIPITYAQRIADEIIDNGSASHGYLGVSVKPATASNSSSTFTVGADVADVVSGSPGAKAGLKKGDVVTSVNGMPVTDAQSLTAAIRMQPAGGKVTIDYTRDGKAASTDVTLGDSAEQ, encoded by the coding sequence ATGACTGAGCAACACGGGGGAACCGACGGCCCTGAGCGCCACCTGCCTCCCCGGCCGCCGGCGCCGCCGTCGTCATACTCAGGATCTGCGCAGCCAGGATCTGCACAACCGGGGACCGGGCAGCCGTCCGCCGAACCGGGTACCGGACCGACGTACGGGGCAACGTACGGCTCTTCCCCGTACGGACCGCCTGCCGACGGGTCAGAAGGCACGGCATTCCAGGCGCCGGCCGGAACCGGGCAGGAACACCCGGGACGGGCAAAGAAGTTCGGCGCCGGAGCGCTGGTGACCGGCATGGTACTGGCGGGCCTCCTGGGCGGCGGCGTCGCCGTAGGTGCCAACAGCCTTATGGATGGCGACTCGAACGGCGCCGGGCAGACCGGCCAGTCCGAAACCGTTGTCGTCAACAACAAGGACAGCGTCAACGCCGTGACCGCCGCAGCGGTCAAGGCCTCACCCAGCGTGGTGACCATCGAGGTTGCCGCATCAGGCAGCACGGGTACGGGCTCCGGGATCATCCTGGACAATGAGGGACACATCCTGACCAACACCCACGTGGTGACCCTCGGCGGTACCGCCGCCGACCCGACGGTGGAAGTGCAGACCTCGGACGGCCGGGTCCTGCAGGCGACCGTCGTCGGAACCGACCCGGTGTCGGACCTGGCAGTCATCAAGGTCGACGCCACGGACCTGACGCCGGCAGCACTGGGGGACTCGGAGAAACTGAACGTCGGGGACACCGTGATCGCCATCGGTGCGCCGCTCGGCCTGGCCGGAACCGTCACCGACGGCATCGTCTCCACGCTCAACCGCACCATCAGCGTCCAGTCCTCCGCGGCTCCGGAGTCGGACTCGGACTCTTCTCAGGTGCCCGAAGACGACGGCAACGGTTTCCGTTTCGCTCCGCCGGATGGTTCCTCGCAGGACCAGAGCTCCGGTGAAAGCTCGATCTTCCTGAACGTGCTCCAGACGGATGCGGCTATTAACCACGGCAACTCGGGAGGCGCACTGGTGAACACCAGCGGCGAGGTGATCGGCGTCAACGTCGCCATCGCCTCGGCGGCCTCGGGCAGCGCAGGGGAGGAGAGCGGCAGCATCGGTGTCGGCTTCGCGATTCCGATCACCTACGCCCAGCGCATCGCGGATGAAATCATCGACAACGGATCGGCCTCCCACGGCTATCTCGGTGTGTCCGTGAAGCCGGCCACGGCGTCGAACTCCTCCTCTACCTTCACGGTAGGCGCAGATGTGGCCGACGTTGTCTCCGGGTCCCCGGGCGCCAAGGCAGGCCTGAAGAAGGGCGACGTGGTCACCTCGGTGAACGGTATGCCGGTCACGGATGCACAGTCACTGACTGCAGCCATCCGCATGCAGCCCGCGGGCGGCAAGGTCACCATTGACTACACCCGCGACGGAAAGGCCGCCAGCACCGACGTCACGCTCGGCGACTCCGCCGAGCAGTAA